The sequence ATCGGCTCCAGCTCCGTCACGGACGGCAGGTTCGGCACCAGTTCCTTCAACCACGAATACGGAATTTTCATTGAGTAACCTCGGATGTTCGGGTGGCAGTCCAGTGACCCCTCACCCCGCCCCTCTCCATTGGGGAGAGGGAGAAAAAATCAGTTTCAGCCTGCTGTCAGTCGTGTTGTGGCGCGGCGGTCCCTGCCACCTCGCGCACCAGGTCCCGTGCCCGCTCGGGGACAAGGTTCACGCTTTCCAGGTCCGTGAGGGGCACCCACTGCGGCGAGTACCAGTTCTCGTCGCTGCTGCGGATCGCTTCCGGGCCGTCGCCGAGGCGCATCTCGCCGGACTGCACGTGCGCCCGGAAGTAGTGTTCCAGGTTGCCGATGTTCTCCAGTACGAGGAGTTCCGGGCCGACTGTGACGGTCAGGTTCACTTCCTCCAGCACCTCGCGGACGCAGGCCTGGGCGGGCGTCTCGCCGGGCTCGATGCCGCCGCCGGGCAGTGTGGCGTACGCGCGGCCCTGCTTGCGGCGCAGCATCAGCAGCACCTCGGCGCTGTCGTTGAGGATGATGGCGACGGCTCGGGGTCGAAGGGTCATCGGTTCACCTCGTTCGAGAATAGAAATCAACTCGTCGTGAAAAGCGTCGTCACTGGCTCGCCGGTACTCGAATGCCGGACTGAGATGCAC is a genomic window of Deinococcus radiotolerans containing:
- a CDS encoding NUDIX hydrolase, producing MTLRPRAVAIILNDSAEVLLMLRRKQGRAYATLPGGGIEPGETPAQACVREVLEEVNLTVTVGPELLVLENIGNLEHYFRAHVQSGEMRLGDGPEAIRSSDENWYSPQWVPLTDLESVNLVPERARDLVREVAGTAAPQHD